A stretch of Streptomyces vietnamensis DNA encodes these proteins:
- a CDS encoding ABC transporter ATP-binding protein, translated as MSLVLDAVTLTYPDGDGRLTALDAVSLTVPAGTLTAVVGPSGSGKSSLLAVAATLVTPDSGRVVVAGTETGKLTAAAKAELRREHIGIVFQQPNLLPSLSAVEQLQVMAHLSGRPPKSVRDRARDLLDAVGLADQAHRRPHQLSGGQRQRVNIARALMNEPSVLLVDEPTSALDHERGAAVMDLLATLTAERGTATVLVTHDRTHLARTDHTVTVQDGRLAESVDA; from the coding sequence ATGAGCCTCGTCCTCGACGCCGTCACCCTCACCTACCCCGACGGCGACGGCCGGCTCACCGCCCTCGACGCCGTCTCCCTCACCGTCCCCGCCGGTACGCTCACGGCCGTCGTCGGCCCGTCCGGCTCCGGCAAGTCCAGCCTCCTCGCGGTCGCCGCCACCCTGGTGACCCCGGACTCGGGGCGGGTCGTCGTCGCCGGTACGGAGACGGGGAAGCTCACCGCCGCCGCCAAGGCGGAGCTGCGGCGCGAGCACATCGGGATCGTCTTCCAGCAGCCGAACCTGCTGCCCTCGCTGAGCGCGGTGGAGCAGCTCCAGGTGATGGCCCATCTGTCGGGGCGGCCGCCGAAGTCCGTACGCGACCGGGCGCGGGACCTCCTCGACGCGGTGGGCCTCGCGGACCAGGCGCACCGGCGGCCGCACCAGCTGTCGGGCGGCCAGCGGCAGCGCGTGAACATCGCGCGGGCGCTGATGAACGAGCCGTCCGTGCTCCTGGTCGACGAGCCGACGAGCGCCCTGGACCACGAGCGGGGGGCGGCGGTCATGGACCTCCTGGCCACGCTGACGGCCGAGCGGGGGACGGCGACGGTCCTCGTCACCCACGACCGCACGCACCTGGCCCGCACCGACCACACCGTGACGGTGCAGGACGGGCGGCTGGCGGAGTCGGTCGACGCCTGA
- a CDS encoding IclR family transcriptional regulator: MPTSSASTTDAAKPAASGGVQSLERAFDLLERMADAGGEVGLSELSASSGLPLPTIHRLMRTLVACGYVRQQPNRRYALGPRLIRLGESASRLLGTWARPYLARLVEETGETANMALLDGDEIVYVAQVPSKHSMRMFTEVGRRVLPHSTGVGKALLAYTPAEEVRALLARTGMPAATEKTITTPEGFLDALVAVRETGYAVDDNEQEIGVRCLAVSVPDSPTAAAISISGPAGRVTEAATEKIVPILQEVARELSAALANTAGNHQG; encoded by the coding sequence GTGCCGACGTCCAGCGCCAGCACCACCGACGCCGCCAAGCCCGCCGCGAGCGGGGGCGTCCAGTCCCTTGAGCGCGCCTTCGACCTCCTGGAGCGGATGGCCGACGCCGGGGGCGAGGTCGGGCTGAGCGAGCTCTCCGCCAGCAGCGGACTCCCGCTCCCCACCATCCACCGCCTGATGCGCACCCTCGTCGCCTGCGGCTACGTGCGCCAGCAGCCCAACCGCCGGTACGCGCTCGGCCCCCGGCTCATCCGGCTCGGCGAGTCCGCCTCCCGCCTCCTCGGCACCTGGGCCCGCCCCTACCTGGCGCGGCTCGTCGAGGAGACCGGCGAGACCGCGAACATGGCGCTGCTCGACGGCGACGAGATCGTGTACGTGGCGCAGGTGCCGTCCAAGCACTCGATGCGCATGTTCACCGAGGTCGGCCGCCGGGTCCTGCCGCACTCGACCGGCGTCGGCAAGGCGCTCCTCGCGTACACCCCGGCGGAGGAGGTGCGCGCGCTGCTCGCCCGCACCGGCATGCCGGCCGCGACCGAGAAGACCATCACCACCCCGGAAGGCTTCCTCGACGCGCTCGTCGCGGTCCGCGAGACGGGGTACGCGGTCGACGACAACGAGCAGGAGATAGGAGTCCGCTGCCTCGCGGTCTCCGTACCGGACTCCCCCACCGCGGCGGCCATCTCCATCTCGGGCCCGGCGGGCCGGGTCACCGAGGCGGCCACGGAGAAGATCGTCCCGATCCTCCAGGAAGTGGCCCGCGAGCTGTCGGCGGCCCTGGCGAACACCGCGGGCAACCACCAGGGCTGA
- the allB gene encoding allantoinase AllB → MDVNLVLRSTRVITPEGTRPASIAVSGGTIAAVLPYDAEVPAGARLEDVGDDVVLPGLVDTHVHVNDPGRTEWEGFWTATRAAAAGGITTLLDMPLNSLPPTTTVQHLRVKQEVARSKAHIDVGFWGGALPDNVKDLRPLHDAGVFGFKCFLSPSGVEEFPELDQEQLATSLAEIAGFDGLMIVHAEDPHHLAAAPQRSGGAYADFLASRPRDAENTAIENLINQARRLNARVHVLHLSSSDALPAIAAAKAEGVKVTVESCPHFLTLTAEEIPDGATEFKCCPPIREASNQDALWQGLADGTIDCIVSDHSPSTADLKTPDFASAWGGISSLQLGLPAIWTEARRRGHSLEDVVRWMSEGPARLAGLTRKGAIEAGRDADFAVLAPDATFTVDPADLQHRNRITAYAGKTLDGVVTSTWLRGEKIADHGTLTEPTGRLLERNN, encoded by the coding sequence GTGGACGTCAACCTGGTCCTGCGTTCGACACGCGTCATCACCCCCGAGGGGACGCGACCGGCGTCGATCGCCGTCTCCGGCGGGACGATCGCGGCCGTGCTGCCGTACGACGCCGAGGTGCCCGCCGGCGCCCGCCTCGAGGACGTCGGCGACGACGTCGTCCTGCCCGGACTCGTCGACACCCACGTGCACGTGAACGACCCCGGTCGCACCGAGTGGGAGGGCTTCTGGACCGCCACCCGCGCCGCCGCGGCCGGCGGCATCACCACCCTGCTCGACATGCCGCTCAACTCGCTGCCCCCGACCACCACCGTGCAGCACCTGCGCGTCAAGCAGGAGGTCGCCCGCAGCAAGGCCCACATCGACGTCGGCTTCTGGGGCGGCGCCCTGCCCGACAACGTCAAGGACCTGCGCCCCCTCCACGACGCCGGCGTCTTCGGCTTCAAGTGCTTCCTGTCCCCCTCCGGGGTGGAGGAGTTCCCCGAGCTCGACCAGGAGCAGCTGGCCACCTCGCTGGCGGAGATCGCCGGCTTCGACGGCCTGATGATCGTGCACGCCGAGGACCCCCACCACCTGGCGGCCGCCCCGCAGCGCTCCGGCGGCGCGTACGCCGACTTCCTGGCCTCCCGCCCCCGGGACGCCGAGAACACGGCCATCGAGAACCTGATCAACCAGGCCCGCCGGCTCAACGCCCGCGTCCACGTCCTGCACCTGTCCTCCTCCGACGCGCTGCCGGCCATCGCCGCCGCCAAGGCCGAGGGCGTGAAGGTCACCGTGGAGTCCTGTCCGCACTTCCTCACGCTCACCGCCGAGGAGATCCCGGACGGGGCCACCGAGTTCAAGTGCTGCCCGCCCATCCGCGAGGCCTCGAACCAGGACGCCCTGTGGCAGGGGCTCGCGGACGGCACGATCGACTGCATCGTCTCCGACCACTCCCCGTCCACCGCCGACCTGAAGACCCCGGACTTCGCCTCCGCCTGGGGCGGCATCTCCTCCCTCCAGCTGGGCCTGCCCGCCATCTGGACCGAGGCCCGCCGCCGCGGCCACTCCCTGGAGGACGTCGTCCGCTGGATGTCCGAGGGCCCGGCCCGGCTCGCCGGACTGACCCGCAAGGGCGCCATCGAGGCCGGCCGCGACGCCGACTTCGCCGTCCTCGCCCCGGACGCCACCTTCACCGTCGACCCGGCCGACCTCCAGCACCGCAACCGGATCACCGCCTACGCGGGCAAGACCCTCGACGGCGTCGTCACCTCCACCTGGCTGCGCGGCGAGAAGATCGCCGACCACGGCACCCTCACCGAGCCCACCGGCCGCCTCCTCGAAAGGAACAACTGA
- the alc gene encoding allantoicase: protein MSIPSFTGDASPYGGGDPYADYRTADFPFTQYADLADRRLGAGVIAANDEFFAERENLLKPEAAEFDPEHFGHKGKIMDGWETRRRRGVSAQQPHPTEDDHDWALVRLGAPGVVRGIVVDTAHFRGNYPQAVSVEAASVPGSPSPEELLADDVKWTTLVPRTAVGGHAANGFAVDVEQRFTHLRVNQHPDGGIARLRVYGEVAPDPAWLGVLGTFDLAALENGGQVEDASDRFYSPATNTIQPGRSRKMDDGWETRRRRDKGNDWIRYGLVAESEIRAVEIDTAYLKGNSAGWAALSVAAEGSEEWTEILPRTRLQPDTNHRFVLDTPAVGSRVRIDIYPDGGISRLRLFGSLTEAGTARLTARHQELGG from the coding sequence GTGTCCATACCGAGCTTCACCGGTGACGCGAGCCCTTACGGCGGCGGCGACCCGTACGCCGACTACCGCACGGCCGACTTCCCCTTCACCCAGTACGCGGACCTCGCGGACCGGCGTCTGGGCGCGGGCGTCATCGCGGCCAACGACGAGTTCTTCGCCGAGCGCGAGAACCTGCTGAAGCCCGAGGCCGCCGAGTTCGACCCCGAGCACTTCGGCCACAAGGGCAAGATCATGGACGGCTGGGAGACCCGCCGCCGCCGTGGCGTCTCCGCCCAGCAGCCGCACCCCACCGAGGACGACCACGACTGGGCCCTCGTACGCCTCGGCGCCCCCGGCGTCGTCCGCGGCATCGTCGTCGACACCGCCCACTTCCGCGGCAACTACCCGCAGGCCGTCTCCGTCGAGGCCGCCTCCGTGCCCGGCTCGCCCTCGCCCGAGGAGCTCCTCGCCGACGACGTGAAGTGGACGACGCTCGTCCCGCGCACCGCGGTCGGCGGCCACGCCGCCAACGGCTTCGCCGTCGACGTCGAGCAGCGCTTCACGCACCTGCGCGTCAACCAGCACCCGGACGGCGGCATCGCCCGCCTCCGCGTCTACGGCGAGGTCGCCCCCGACCCGGCGTGGCTGGGCGTCCTCGGCACCTTCGACCTCGCCGCCCTGGAGAACGGCGGCCAGGTCGAGGACGCCTCGGACCGCTTCTACTCCCCGGCCACCAACACCATCCAGCCGGGCCGCTCCCGCAAGATGGACGACGGCTGGGAGACCCGCCGCCGCCGCGACAAGGGCAACGACTGGATCCGCTACGGCCTGGTCGCCGAGTCCGAGATCCGCGCCGTCGAGATCGACACCGCCTACCTCAAGGGCAACAGCGCCGGCTGGGCCGCCCTCTCCGTCGCCGCCGAGGGCTCGGAGGAGTGGACCGAGATCCTGCCCCGGACCCGCCTCCAGCCCGACACCAACCACCGGTTCGTGCTCGACACCCCGGCGGTCGGCTCCCGCGTCCGGATCGACATCTACCCGGACGGCGGCATCTCCCGCCTCCGTCTCTTCGGCTCCCTCACGGAGGCCGGTACGGCGCGGCTGACCGCCCGCCACCAGGAGCTCGGCGGCTAG
- a CDS encoding SDR family NAD(P)-dependent oxidoreductase, with product MSTMNGTAVLVTGGSRGIGAATAVRLAQEGADVAFTYVQGEARAKEVAARIEAAGRRALPLRADAADAGDAAGAVEWAADALGRLDVLVNNVGAGVLGPLESLSLADVDRVLAVNVRAAFLASQAAAARFSEGGRIVTIGTCMTQRVPGPGGSLYTMSKAALIGLTKALARELGGRGITANIVHPGPVDTDMNPADGPYAEGQAAMTALGRFGTPDEVAAMVAFLAGPGGRYVTGAEFSVDGGHAA from the coding sequence ATGTCCACGATGAACGGCACGGCGGTCCTGGTGACGGGTGGCAGCCGGGGGATCGGTGCGGCGACGGCGGTGCGGCTGGCCCAGGAGGGCGCCGACGTGGCCTTCACCTACGTCCAGGGCGAGGCGCGGGCCAAGGAGGTCGCCGCGCGGATCGAGGCGGCCGGCCGCAGGGCGCTGCCCCTGCGGGCCGACGCGGCCGACGCCGGGGACGCGGCGGGTGCGGTGGAGTGGGCGGCGGACGCCCTCGGCCGCCTCGACGTGCTGGTGAACAACGTCGGCGCGGGCGTCCTCGGGCCGCTGGAGTCGCTCTCCCTCGCGGACGTGGACCGGGTCCTCGCGGTGAACGTCCGGGCGGCCTTCCTCGCCTCGCAGGCGGCCGCCGCGCGCTTCTCCGAGGGCGGGCGGATCGTCACGATCGGCACCTGCATGACCCAGCGGGTGCCGGGCCCCGGCGGGAGCCTCTACACGATGAGCAAGGCCGCGCTGATCGGCCTGACGAAGGCGCTCGCGCGGGAGCTGGGCGGGCGCGGCATCACGGCGAACATCGTCCACCCCGGCCCCGTCGACACCGACATGAACCCGGCGGACGGGCCGTACGCGGAGGGGCAGGCGGCCATGACGGCGCTCGGCCGCTTCGGCACCCCGGACGAGGTGGCGGCGATGGTCGCCTTCCTGGCGGGGCCCGGCGGGCGGTACGTGACGGGCGCCGAGTTCTCGGTGGACGGCGGGCACGCCGCGTGA
- a CDS encoding dihydrofolate reductase family protein: MATLSLTQFLTLDGVIQAPGGPEEDPSGGFEHGGWSVPFGDEDFGQRITEIFARPTAFLLGRRTYDIFSGYWPKHDDPADPVASKLNHLPKYVATTTLTSADWENTTLLRGDVVKEVAALKDRLDGEIQMHGSAGLARTLLDHDLIDTLHLHVFPVVLGTGRRLFTDGVRPSTFRLADARTTAAGVALHTYELAGRPIYGSY, encoded by the coding sequence ATGGCCACCCTCAGCCTCACCCAGTTCCTCACCCTCGACGGCGTCATCCAGGCCCCCGGAGGCCCCGAGGAGGACCCCAGCGGCGGCTTCGAGCACGGCGGCTGGTCCGTGCCGTTCGGCGACGAGGACTTCGGGCAGCGCATCACCGAGATCTTCGCCCGGCCGACCGCCTTCCTCCTCGGCCGCCGCACCTACGACATCTTCTCGGGCTACTGGCCCAAGCACGACGACCCCGCCGACCCCGTCGCCTCCAAGCTCAACCACCTCCCCAAGTACGTCGCCACGACCACCCTCACCTCCGCCGACTGGGAGAACACCACCCTGCTCCGCGGCGACGTCGTCAAGGAGGTCGCCGCCCTCAAGGACCGCCTCGACGGCGAGATCCAGATGCACGGCAGCGCCGGCCTCGCCCGCACGCTCCTCGACCACGATCTGATCGACACCCTTCACCTGCACGTCTTCCCCGTGGTGCTGGGCACCGGCCGCCGCCTCTTCACCGACGGGGTCCGCCCCAGCACCTTCCGCCTCGCCGACGCGCGCACCACCGCCGCGGGCGTCGCCCTCCACACGTACGAGCTGGCCGGTCGCCCCATCTACGGCAGCTACTGA
- a CDS encoding DMT family transporter, whose product MSASSIAAPVPLGAPRRAWLTDLPVLLVAVVWGASYLAAKGITTGHTVIAVLVLRFAVVLPVLAAAGWNRLRALSAAQWRGAATLGLILSGIFLLETYGVVHTSATNAGLIISLTMIFTPLAEAAVTRVAPPRAFLAAAALSVAGVVLLTQGGGFTTPSLGDLLMLLAALARTVHVLAMSRIKAVRSADSLSLTTVQLGSAVAVFAVIAALPGTGASPWAVALDFGPREWAGLLFLSVFCTLFAFFVQMWAVRRTSPSRVSLLLGTEPLWAAAAGIALAGDRPGALGLAGAILVLAGTSWGRRTAGQDAG is encoded by the coding sequence ATGTCCGCTTCGTCGATCGCCGCACCCGTACCCCTCGGCGCCCCGCGCCGCGCCTGGCTCACCGACCTGCCCGTCCTGCTCGTCGCCGTCGTCTGGGGCGCCAGCTACCTCGCGGCCAAGGGCATCACCACCGGCCACACCGTCATCGCGGTCCTCGTGCTGCGGTTCGCCGTGGTGCTGCCCGTCCTCGCCGCCGCCGGGTGGAACAGGCTCCGGGCCCTGAGCGCGGCCCAGTGGCGCGGCGCCGCCACCCTCGGTCTGATCCTCAGCGGGATCTTCCTCCTGGAGACGTACGGCGTCGTCCACACCTCCGCCACCAACGCGGGCCTGATCATCAGCCTCACCATGATCTTCACCCCGCTCGCCGAGGCCGCCGTCACACGAGTCGCGCCGCCCCGCGCCTTCCTCGCCGCCGCCGCGCTCTCCGTCGCCGGCGTCGTCCTGCTGACCCAGGGAGGGGGTTTCACCACCCCCTCCCTGGGCGATCTCCTCATGCTGCTCGCCGCCCTCGCCCGTACCGTCCACGTCCTGGCCATGTCCCGGATCAAGGCGGTCCGGTCGGCCGACTCGCTCTCCCTCACCACCGTCCAGCTCGGCTCCGCCGTCGCCGTGTTCGCCGTCATCGCCGCCCTCCCCGGCACCGGCGCCTCGCCCTGGGCGGTGGCCCTCGACTTCGGCCCGCGCGAGTGGGCCGGGCTCCTCTTCCTCTCCGTCTTCTGCACGCTCTTCGCCTTCTTCGTCCAGATGTGGGCCGTCCGCCGCACCTCCCCGTCCCGGGTCAGCCTCCTCCTCGGCACGGAGCCGCTCTGGGCCGCCGCCGCGGGCATCGCCCTCGCCGGCGACCGCCCCGGCGCCCTCGGCCTCGCGGGCGCGATCCTCGTTCTCGCGGGCACCAGTTGGGGCCGTCGCACGGCCGGTCAGGACGCGGGGTAG
- a CDS encoding sensor histidine kinase: MTRTDRQHRLLPSHLVEPGGSGASRPRRTARDWVVDTTLFLLAALVGLLAADASAQYTSATVTLLDQLAGAAACCALWLRRRWPVGLAVGLCLVSAVAPVAAGAVLASLFSVAVRRPFREVAWIGALALAASVTQVFVRPDPTINVGLALAIGFVFILLVTAWGMLVRSRRQLFEALRERARRAESEAELRAAQAQRLAREAIAREMHDVLAHRLTLLSVHAGALEFRPDAPPEQIARAAGVIRDSAHEALQDLREIIGVLRAPGENGDGDRPQPTLATLDALVDESREAGADVVLDTTVDDPAAVPAATGRTVYRIAQEALTNARKHAPGTTVTVTVRGQPGEGLTVDIHNPAPAGPVPHVPGSGQGLIGLTERAALAGGRMEHGPAPDGGFALHAWLPWPP; this comes from the coding sequence ATGACTCGTACGGACCGGCAGCACCGGCTGCTCCCCTCCCACCTGGTCGAACCGGGCGGGAGCGGAGCGTCCCGGCCCCGCCGTACCGCCCGCGACTGGGTCGTGGACACCACGCTCTTCCTGCTCGCCGCGCTCGTCGGCCTCCTCGCCGCCGACGCGAGCGCGCAGTACACCAGCGCGACCGTCACCCTCCTCGACCAGCTCGCCGGCGCCGCCGCCTGCTGCGCCCTCTGGCTGCGCCGACGGTGGCCCGTGGGACTCGCCGTCGGCCTCTGCCTGGTGAGCGCCGTCGCCCCGGTCGCCGCGGGCGCCGTCCTCGCGAGCCTGTTCAGCGTCGCGGTACGCCGCCCCTTCCGCGAGGTCGCCTGGATCGGGGCGCTCGCCCTCGCCGCCTCCGTCACCCAGGTCTTCGTCCGCCCCGACCCCACCATCAACGTCGGCCTCGCCCTCGCCATCGGCTTCGTCTTCATCCTCCTCGTCACCGCCTGGGGCATGCTCGTCCGCTCCCGCCGCCAGCTCTTCGAAGCCCTCAGGGAACGGGCCCGCCGCGCCGAGTCCGAGGCCGAGCTGCGCGCCGCCCAGGCCCAGCGGCTCGCCCGCGAGGCCATCGCCCGCGAGATGCACGACGTCCTCGCCCACCGGCTGACGCTGCTCAGCGTGCACGCCGGAGCCCTGGAGTTCCGGCCGGACGCCCCGCCCGAGCAGATCGCCCGCGCCGCCGGAGTCATCCGCGACAGCGCCCACGAAGCCCTCCAGGACCTCCGCGAGATCATCGGCGTCCTGCGCGCTCCCGGCGAGAACGGCGACGGCGACCGGCCCCAGCCCACCCTCGCCACCCTCGACGCGCTGGTCGACGAGTCCCGCGAGGCCGGTGCCGACGTCGTCCTCGACACCACCGTCGACGACCCGGCCGCGGTGCCCGCCGCCACCGGCCGCACCGTCTACCGCATCGCGCAGGAGGCCCTCACCAACGCCCGCAAGCACGCCCCCGGCACCACGGTCACCGTCACCGTCCGCGGCCAGCCCGGCGAAGGCCTCACCGTCGACATCCACAACCCGGCCCCCGCGGGCCCCGTGCCCCACGTCCCCGGCTCCGGCCAGGGCCTCATCGGCCTCACCGAACGCGCCGCCCTCGCCGGCGGCCGGATGGAGCACGGCCCCGCTCCCGACGGCGGATTCGCCCTGCACGCCTGGCTACCGTGGCCCCCATGA
- a CDS encoding response regulator transcription factor: MTIRLLIVDDDPLVRAGLTLMLGGADDLEIVGEGADGREVPELVARHAPDVVLMDIRMPHVDGLTATERLRALPGAPEVVVLTTFHADEQVLRALRAGAAGFVLKDTPPAEIVAAVRRVAAGDPVLSPAVTRQLMTHVVERQPERPRRATAAARLAELADREREVAVSVGHGRSNAEIAAELYMGVPTVKAHVSRILAKLGLNNRVQIALLVHDAGLVDTEESD; encoded by the coding sequence ATGACCATCCGGCTGCTGATCGTCGACGACGACCCCCTGGTCCGCGCGGGCCTCACCCTCATGCTCGGCGGCGCCGACGACCTCGAGATCGTCGGCGAGGGCGCCGACGGCCGCGAGGTCCCCGAACTCGTCGCCCGGCACGCCCCGGACGTCGTCCTCATGGACATCCGCATGCCCCACGTGGACGGCCTCACCGCCACCGAACGCCTCCGCGCCCTCCCCGGCGCCCCCGAGGTCGTCGTCCTCACCACCTTCCACGCCGACGAGCAGGTGCTGCGCGCCCTGCGGGCCGGTGCCGCCGGCTTCGTGCTGAAGGACACCCCGCCCGCCGAGATCGTCGCCGCGGTCCGCCGGGTCGCCGCGGGCGACCCCGTCCTCTCCCCGGCCGTCACCCGCCAGCTCATGACCCACGTCGTGGAGCGGCAGCCGGAACGGCCGCGGCGCGCCACGGCCGCCGCCCGCCTCGCCGAACTCGCCGACCGCGAGCGGGAGGTGGCCGTCTCCGTCGGGCACGGCCGGTCCAACGCCGAGATCGCCGCCGAGCTGTACATGGGCGTCCCCACGGTCAAGGCCCACGTCTCCCGGATCCTCGCCAAGCTCGGCCTCAACAACCGTGTCCAGATCGCACTCCTCGTCCATGACGCGGGCCTCGTCGACACGGAGGAAAGCGACTAG
- a CDS encoding cytochrome P450 family protein, with translation MSVIELGEYGADFTANPYPYYAKLREAGPVHEVRMPDGYQFWLVVGHEEGRAALTDPRLAKSPSVIGVRPPEEDIIGVHLLAADAPDHTRLRRLVTAEFTGRRVESLRPRIERLTHELADAMEPAGRADLVDAYAFPLPITVICELLGVPAEDRETFRGWSNELVTPTGERGILDALEGFGGYLDGLIEDKRAAGPADDLLSGLIAARAEDGDRLSGPELRAMAYLLLIAGHETTVNLISNTVRNLLTHPEQLAALRADPSLLDGAIEESLRYDGPVETGTFRFTAEPVTIGDTVIPAGQSVLVAIGALDRDPARFPEPDRFDIRRDTRGHLAFGHGIHYCLGAPLARLEGRIALRTLLDRFPRLELDPEAEPWEWLQGLLMRGVRRLPVRW, from the coding sequence ATGTCCGTCATCGAACTGGGGGAGTACGGCGCGGACTTCACCGCGAACCCGTACCCCTACTACGCCAAGCTCCGTGAAGCAGGTCCCGTCCACGAGGTACGGATGCCCGACGGCTACCAGTTCTGGCTGGTCGTCGGTCACGAGGAAGGGCGCGCGGCGCTCACCGATCCCCGGCTCGCCAAGTCCCCGTCCGTCATCGGCGTCCGGCCGCCGGAGGAGGACATCATCGGCGTCCACCTCCTCGCCGCGGACGCCCCCGACCACACCCGGCTGCGCCGCCTGGTCACGGCGGAGTTCACCGGCCGCCGGGTCGAGAGCCTGCGCCCCCGCATCGAGCGGCTCACCCACGAACTCGCCGACGCCATGGAACCGGCCGGCCGTGCCGACCTCGTCGACGCCTACGCGTTCCCGCTGCCGATCACCGTCATCTGCGAGCTGCTCGGCGTCCCCGCCGAGGACCGCGAGACCTTCCGCGGCTGGTCGAACGAGCTCGTCACCCCGACCGGCGAGCGCGGCATCCTCGACGCCCTGGAGGGCTTCGGCGGCTACCTCGACGGGCTCATCGAGGACAAGCGGGCCGCAGGACCCGCCGACGACCTGCTCTCCGGCCTGATCGCCGCCCGCGCCGAGGACGGCGACCGGCTCTCCGGACCCGAACTCCGCGCCATGGCCTACCTGCTGCTCATCGCGGGCCACGAGACCACCGTCAACCTGATCTCCAACACCGTGCGCAACCTGCTCACCCACCCCGAGCAGCTCGCCGCCCTGCGCGCCGACCCGAGCCTCCTCGACGGGGCGATCGAGGAGTCCCTGCGGTACGACGGGCCGGTGGAGACCGGCACCTTCCGCTTCACCGCGGAGCCCGTCACCATCGGCGACACCGTCATCCCGGCGGGGCAGAGCGTCCTGGTGGCGATCGGCGCGCTCGACCGGGACCCGGCCCGCTTCCCCGAGCCCGACCGCTTCGACATCCGCCGCGACACCAGGGGCCACCTCGCCTTCGGCCACGGCATCCACTACTGCCTGGGCGCCCCGCTCGCCCGCCTGGAGGGCAGGATCGCCCTCCGGACGCTCCTGGACCGCTTCCCCCGGCTCGAACTCGACCCCGAGGCCGAGCCCTGGGAGTGGCTGCAGGGCCTCCTCATGCGAGGCGTCCGACGCCTCCCGGTCCGGTGGTGA
- a CDS encoding Gfo/Idh/MocA family protein has translation MRIGLIGTGRIGSFHAGVLARHPEIESLVVADVDAVRAAGVAGALGAEVAPDVDALLGHALDAVVIASATAAHAELIARAAGAGLPAFCEKPIALDVPGTLAALDAVAEAGTVLQLGFMRRFDAGYLAAREAVRSGRLGRLHTVRAVTSDPEPPPATYLPLSGGLFRDCLVHDFDIVRWVTGREVVEVYATGSDAGPAMFREAGDVDTAAAVLTLDDGTLVTATATRCNGAGYDVRMELAGERDQIVVGLDDRSPLASVEPQGPPAPEKPWPGFLERFAPAYEAELDAFVRLVRGEAPNPCDGREALAALRIAEACERSRRERRPVAL, from the coding sequence ATGCGCATCGGACTCATCGGTACGGGACGGATCGGGAGCTTCCACGCGGGGGTGCTGGCCCGGCACCCGGAGATCGAGTCGCTGGTGGTGGCGGACGTGGACGCCGTCCGGGCGGCCGGCGTGGCGGGGGCGCTCGGGGCGGAGGTGGCGCCGGACGTGGACGCGCTGCTCGGGCACGCCCTGGACGCCGTGGTGATCGCCTCGGCGACGGCCGCGCACGCGGAGCTGATCGCCCGCGCCGCCGGGGCGGGCCTGCCGGCCTTCTGCGAGAAGCCGATCGCCCTGGACGTGCCGGGGACCCTCGCCGCGCTCGACGCGGTGGCGGAGGCCGGCACGGTGCTCCAACTGGGGTTCATGCGCCGCTTCGACGCGGGGTACCTGGCCGCGCGGGAGGCCGTGCGGTCGGGGCGGCTCGGCCGGCTGCACACCGTACGGGCGGTCACCTCCGACCCGGAGCCGCCGCCCGCCACGTACCTGCCGCTCTCCGGCGGTCTCTTCCGCGACTGTCTCGTGCACGACTTCGACATCGTCCGCTGGGTGACCGGGCGGGAGGTCGTCGAGGTGTACGCGACGGGCTCCGACGCGGGCCCGGCCATGTTCCGGGAGGCGGGCGACGTGGACACGGCCGCGGCCGTGCTCACCCTGGACGACGGCACGCTGGTGACGGCGACCGCGACCCGGTGCAACGGCGCCGGGTACGACGTCCGCATGGAACTGGCGGGCGAGCGGGACCAGATCGTGGTGGGCCTGGACGACCGGTCCCCGCTCGCCTCGGTGGAACCGCAGGGCCCGCCCGCACCCGAGAAGCCCTGGCCCGGCTTCCTCGAGCGGTTCGCCCCCGCGTACGAGGCGGAGCTGGACGCCTTCGTGCGCCTGGTGCGCGGCGAGGCGCCCAACCCCTGTGACGGCCGGGAGGCCCTGGCGGCGCTCCGGATCGCCGAGGCGTGCGAGCGCTCGCGGCGGGAGCGGCGGCCGGTGGCCCTCTAG